One genomic region from Salvia hispanica cultivar TCC Black 2014 chromosome 2, UniMelb_Shisp_WGS_1.0, whole genome shotgun sequence encodes:
- the LOC125204599 gene encoding uncharacterized protein LOC125204599: MGGGVGLRFIMLKHMPLSMTYCCIDEVELKDGTDRNLEELEFQGNCLHKDIPACAGFVCVGDTMFMFGGSIYSIPQSISSTQVTSTNYLSTAPLPVGSSPVTWTRSPTSMSVVRVNPMVAPLHDGRIFICGGTHIRSSWAEIYDPKTGQFLSVDLPTNVAKIPLPRSCFQYTKELVLVYYDAWFYNQDEYEGRACMSCHIEGYEPILLQYNLVENHWDIFARVLPESYSDAYKRTLIYVGGNILFMMYYSYKWLVYNLSSKEVVANVEVELPDADVIGAFNTHKTSTSWVFYIFIRHVDNFITDGVRYAKVEVVQGKDGDYIATVLMNGVLRASPFSNMYMFGFKARSKRGAEEEKKGKEKMMRNE; the protein is encoded by the exons ATGGGGGGTGGTGTAGGTCTACGCTTCATTATGTTGAAACACATGCCTCTGAGTATGACGTATTGTTGTATTGATGAGGTGGAATTGAAGGATGGTACTGATCGTAATCTAGAAGAATTAGAATTTCAAGGAAATTGTTTGCATAAAGACATTCCGGCTTGCGCTGGATTTGTTTGTGTCGGTGATACCATGTTCATGTTCGGGGGTTCCATCTACTCGATCCCACAGTCCATTTCAAGTACACAAGTTACGTCAACAAACTACTTGTCAACTGCGCCACTACCTGTTGGTTCATCTCCTGTGACTTGGACTCGTAGCCCCACTAGTATGAGTGTAGTCCGAGTCAACCCCATGGTAGCCCCATTACACGATGGCAGGATATTCATCTGTGGTGGCACTCATATAAGAAGTAGTTGGGCTGAGATCTACGACCCGAAGACAGGCCAGTTTCTTAGTGTGGATTTGCCTACGAACGTGGCTAAGATTCCCTTACCAAGATCTTGCTTTCAGTACACCAAAGAATTGGTTCTGGTATACTATGATGCCTGGTTTTACAATCAGGACGAATACGAAGGCCGAGCTTGCATGTCTTGCCACATTGAAGGATACGAACCAATACTCCTCCAGTACAATTTGGTAGAAAACCATTGGGATATCTTCGCAAGGGTATTACCTGAGTCATACTCTGATGCGTATAAGAGGACCCTCATCTATGTGGGTGGAAACATTCTATTCATGATGTACTACTCATATAAATGGTTGGTCTACAATCTGTCCTCAAAGGAGGTGGTGGCAAACGTGGAGGTGGAGCTTCCTGATGCGGATGTGATTGGAGCTTTCAACACTCATAAAACAAGCACTAGTTGGGTCTTCTACATATTCATTCGTCATGTGGATAATTTTATTACTGATGGTGTTCGATATGCCAAGGTCGAGGTTGTCCAAGGCAAGGACGGGGATTACATTGCTACTGTTCTGATGAACGGTGTCCTGAGAGCATCTCCCTTTTCAAATATGTATAT GTTTGGTTTTAAAGCAAGGTCTAAGAGAGGTGCGGAGGAAGAGAAGAAAGGGAAAGAGAAGATGATGCGTAATGAGTGA